The following are encoded together in the Pedobacter steynii genome:
- a CDS encoding TonB-dependent receptor gives MYKNYTKSLGVPPGYTLKFLRSIKLTVIFLIATALQVSATGFAQKVTYSRKNATLKQVFNEINKQTGYNIIWSAKKVKNTTSVNANFNNASLETVLDVCLKDLPLAYVIEDKIVVIREKETIISEKINQLFRFIEVRGKVVDENGGPLPGASVKVKGGGKGTVTDATGAFVLQNVEENVTLEVSFVGYISQEIKTSAQNMVIKLVPKPNELDDVVVVAYGSQKKARLTGAVAQVTGKDLADRPITRVSQALQGQVANLNVSIGGGGGAPNATQRINVRGYTGLGTPASPLIVIDGVQGGDINALNPDDVESISVLKDAASAAIYGSSAPYGVILIKTKQGSRGKAPSITYNNNISMNKIFNLPTMVNSLDFANIYNEAFINAGRSPFYDAATIQRIKDYQAGTLATETIKDPNPANNSYLSWNAANSNNDWFKIYYKDRSYSQQHNMSVTGGSESSTYFIGAGLNDRSGMYNYGNDKYKRYNLRANLTSDVTKWLTFNFRGSFSRELFDTPNLYAGQTGGGERAYMHQIARKFPTVQLYNPDGRISAESNVQLQKEGGRDLTARDKGLLTGELNLKLAKGWTATANYTFDGTYFDQNTHLKTLFTFLPDGSQATIGGTTPNGFSRYNERVQHEVVNIYSQYEKELGDHYLSIMGGFVSDYTAFQSYGASNNNLYSDNIPSLSTSYGTTPSISDRVRKLASEGFFGRFNYNYKEKYLLELSARYDGTSRFLSDVRWKAYPGISAGWNVDKESFFEPVKKYVNGLKFRGSYGELGDQLFLEDDYYPFYPSLGTTSPTNTSWLFGGSRQAAVSLPGLVDNSLTWISTSTLNLGTDAAFLGNRLNATFDWYIRKANDVMGPAAALPAILGTGAPRINNSAIETRGWELSLGWREKIGNVNYGLKGVLSDYKAKVVRYPNPTGDLGTWYQGQQMGEIWGYQTVGFFGSAEEAAAAPSQSRIDGNPWTAGDIRYADLNGDGKIDAGTNTLADPGDRRVIGNNTPRYSYGLTADANWNGFDAMIFIQGVGKRDAAIGGNYFWGIVGDEWQSSLFTTHMDRWTPDNPNGYYPKYYMSGQNGKNTQVQTKYLQNAAYMRIKNVQLGYTLKKAVLDRIKVSKVRVYLSIENLATFTKFTKALDPELTLNEGKVYPLQRSYSAGLSVTF, from the coding sequence ATGTATAAAAATTATACTAAAAGTCTTGGTGTGCCTCCTGGTTACACCCTTAAATTTCTGAGAAGTATAAAACTGACCGTCATCTTTTTGATTGCGACTGCGCTGCAGGTAAGCGCAACCGGCTTCGCCCAAAAAGTTACTTATTCCAGAAAAAATGCCACCCTTAAACAGGTGTTTAATGAAATCAACAAACAAACCGGGTACAACATCATCTGGTCTGCAAAAAAAGTAAAAAATACGACCAGTGTAAATGCAAATTTTAACAATGCTTCACTGGAGACTGTGCTGGATGTCTGCCTTAAAGATTTGCCTTTAGCTTATGTCATCGAAGACAAAATAGTCGTCATCAGAGAAAAAGAAACCATCATTTCTGAAAAGATAAACCAGCTTTTCCGCTTTATAGAGGTGAGGGGTAAGGTGGTAGATGAGAATGGTGGGCCTTTACCCGGAGCTTCCGTTAAAGTAAAAGGAGGAGGCAAAGGAACGGTTACCGATGCCACGGGAGCGTTTGTACTCCAGAATGTGGAGGAGAATGTCACTCTTGAGGTTTCATTTGTAGGTTATATCAGTCAGGAAATCAAGACCTCGGCTCAAAATATGGTGATTAAGCTGGTGCCGAAACCAAATGAACTTGATGATGTAGTGGTGGTCGCTTACGGTAGTCAAAAGAAAGCACGCCTTACCGGTGCAGTTGCTCAGGTTACGGGGAAAGACCTGGCGGATCGTCCGATTACACGGGTGAGCCAGGCCTTACAAGGGCAGGTAGCCAACCTGAATGTCAGTATCGGAGGCGGGGGTGGTGCGCCAAATGCAACGCAGAGAATTAACGTCCGCGGATATACCGGTTTGGGAACTCCTGCCTCACCATTAATTGTAATAGACGGCGTTCAGGGTGGAGACATCAACGCGCTTAATCCGGATGATGTGGAAAGTATTTCTGTGCTTAAAGATGCCGCATCAGCTGCTATTTATGGATCCAGTGCACCTTATGGAGTAATTTTGATCAAAACAAAACAGGGAAGCCGCGGGAAAGCGCCAAGCATCACCTACAACAATAACATTTCCATGAACAAAATCTTCAATTTGCCGACAATGGTAAATTCCCTGGATTTTGCCAATATCTATAATGAAGCTTTTATCAATGCAGGAAGATCCCCTTTTTATGATGCCGCAACCATTCAGCGAATCAAGGATTACCAGGCCGGAACATTGGCTACGGAAACCATAAAGGATCCTAATCCGGCTAATAATAGCTATTTATCATGGAATGCTGCCAATTCAAATAATGACTGGTTTAAAATCTATTATAAGGACCGCTCTTATAGTCAGCAACACAATATGAGTGTAACTGGCGGTTCTGAATCCTCTACTTATTTTATTGGTGCAGGGCTTAACGATAGAAGCGGAATGTATAATTATGGAAATGACAAATATAAGCGCTATAACCTGCGGGCAAACCTAACCTCAGACGTAACCAAATGGCTTACCTTTAATTTCAGAGGAAGCTTTTCCAGGGAATTGTTTGATACACCAAATCTTTACGCCGGACAAACCGGTGGTGGCGAGCGGGCTTATATGCATCAGATCGCACGCAAATTTCCTACGGTTCAATTGTACAATCCTGATGGACGGATTTCAGCAGAAAGCAATGTTCAGTTACAAAAAGAAGGAGGAAGGGACCTGACGGCGAGAGATAAAGGACTGCTGACAGGTGAACTTAACCTGAAACTGGCCAAAGGATGGACCGCAACAGCAAATTATACTTTTGATGGAACCTATTTTGATCAGAATACCCACCTTAAAACCTTGTTTACTTTCTTACCTGATGGTTCTCAGGCCACAATAGGAGGAACCACTCCTAATGGATTCTCCAGATATAATGAAAGGGTACAACATGAAGTGGTGAACATCTATTCCCAATATGAAAAGGAACTGGGAGATCATTACCTGAGTATAATGGGTGGTTTCGTGAGCGATTATACCGCTTTTCAATCTTATGGAGCGAGTAACAATAACTTATATTCGGATAACATACCTTCTTTATCTACTTCATATGGAACAACGCCTTCTATCTCTGATAGAGTTCGAAAACTGGCTTCAGAAGGCTTTTTTGGAAGGTTTAACTATAATTATAAAGAAAAATATCTGTTGGAGCTGAGTGCCCGTTATGACGGAACTTCCCGCTTTTTATCTGACGTAAGGTGGAAGGCTTATCCCGGGATCTCTGCAGGATGGAATGTAGACAAAGAGTCTTTCTTTGAACCGGTGAAAAAATATGTGAATGGTTTGAAATTCCGGGGATCATATGGAGAACTGGGAGATCAGCTGTTCTTAGAAGACGATTATTATCCTTTCTATCCGAGTCTGGGTACCACAAGTCCTACCAACACTTCCTGGCTCTTTGGGGGATCCAGACAGGCTGCGGTAAGTTTACCTGGTCTGGTAGACAATTCTTTAACCTGGATAAGTACTTCTACACTAAACCTTGGAACGGATGCCGCATTTTTAGGAAACAGGTTAAATGCAACCTTTGATTGGTATATCCGCAAAGCAAATGATGTAATGGGGCCTGCCGCTGCCTTACCTGCCATTTTAGGAACCGGAGCTCCGAGAATCAACAACTCTGCAATTGAAACCAGAGGCTGGGAGTTATCTCTGGGATGGAGAGAGAAAATTGGCAATGTGAATTATGGACTTAAAGGAGTATTGAGCGATTATAAAGCTAAAGTAGTTCGTTATCCAAATCCTACAGGCGATTTAGGTACCTGGTATCAGGGCCAGCAAATGGGAGAGATCTGGGGATATCAGACGGTCGGTTTCTTTGGGAGTGCAGAAGAAGCCGCCGCTGCACCTTCTCAATCCAGAATTGATGGCAATCCATGGACAGCAGGAGACATCAGGTATGCAGACCTGAATGGAGATGGTAAAATAGATGCAGGAACAAATACCCTTGCTGATCCGGGTGATCGCAGGGTAATCGGAAACAATACACCACGCTATAGCTACGGTCTTACTGCTGACGCGAACTGGAATGGTTTTGACGCTATGATTTTTATTCAGGGTGTAGGAAAACGTGATGCCGCAATCGGAGGCAACTATTTCTGGGGTATCGTAGGCGATGAATGGCAGAGTTCCCTGTTTACCACCCATATGGACAGGTGGACACCAGATAACCCGAATGGTTATTATCCTAAATATTATATGAGCGGGCAGAATGGTAAAAATACACAGGTGCAGACCAAATACCTTCAAAATGCAGCCTATATGAGGATTAAGAATGTTCAGTTGGGTTACACCCTGAAAAAGGCAGTTCTTGACCGCATCAAAGTCAGTAAAGTAAGGGTTTATCTAAGTATTGAAAACCTGGCCACCTTTACCAAATTTACAAAAGCGCTGGACCCTGAACTTACTTTAAATGAAGGAAAAGTATACCCTCTTCAGAGAAGTTACTCAGCCGGATTAAGTGTCACATTTTAA
- a CDS encoding FecR family protein, with translation MDDSKENKRYQELASKWLDKTITAEEEVEFANWYNKDQELELEIPEAFVNNEDWHKTRLFKKIQQEIRQEKPFLIRYRIAIAAILLISLSVGLFFYQYPSASGDHTEISENQDILPGTNKAFLTLSDGTKLSLTDSKAGKLAEQAGVRITKGKDAQLIYTVLPSAGNKVDYNTISTPRAGQYQVNLPDGTQVWLNAASSLRFPTNFSASRERRVELIGEAYFEVAKDAKKVFKVSSAGQEVAVFGTHFNISSYPDEQQTYTTLLEGSVGVNGTRLKPEQQSIFNAGNIKVVPADIESVMAWKMGYFRFDEESLESIMKKISRWYDVEIEFEEPDLKELEFGAIISRSEKVSKVLRMLELTKTVTFRLEGKRILVKHKK, from the coding sequence ATGGACGATTCTAAAGAAAATAAACGGTATCAGGAACTGGCTTCTAAATGGCTGGATAAAACAATTACAGCCGAAGAAGAAGTCGAGTTTGCCAATTGGTATAACAAAGATCAGGAACTGGAACTGGAGATTCCGGAGGCCTTTGTCAATAATGAGGACTGGCATAAGACACGGCTGTTTAAAAAAATCCAACAGGAAATCCGGCAGGAAAAACCCTTTCTGATCCGGTACCGTATCGCTATAGCGGCCATCTTGTTGATCAGCCTTTCTGTTGGACTGTTCTTTTACCAATATCCTTCTGCATCCGGGGATCATACGGAAATTTCTGAAAACCAGGACATTTTACCGGGAACAAATAAGGCTTTTCTAACACTTTCTGATGGTACAAAGCTATCCCTTACCGATAGCAAAGCGGGAAAGCTGGCAGAACAGGCAGGGGTCAGGATCACTAAAGGAAAAGATGCACAACTGATTTATACCGTATTACCTTCTGCAGGAAATAAAGTGGATTATAATACCATCAGTACCCCCAGAGCAGGGCAGTACCAGGTGAACCTACCGGATGGGACACAGGTCTGGCTGAATGCGGCTTCATCGCTCAGGTTTCCAACGAACTTTTCCGCTAGCAGGGAACGCCGTGTAGAACTGATTGGCGAAGCTTATTTCGAGGTAGCTAAAGATGCAAAGAAGGTCTTTAAAGTGAGTTCCGCCGGACAGGAAGTGGCTGTCTTTGGAACGCATTTTAACATCAGTAGTTATCCTGATGAACAACAAACCTATACCACTTTGCTGGAAGGGAGCGTGGGCGTAAACGGAACACGTCTCAAGCCCGAACAGCAGTCTATCTTCAATGCCGGAAATATAAAGGTGGTTCCAGCGGATATTGAAAGTGTAATGGCCTGGAAAATGGGGTATTTCAGATTCGATGAAGAATCCCTGGAAAGCATCATGAAGAAGATATCCCGGTGGTATGATGTCGAGATAGAATTTGAGGAACCAGACCTTAAAGAGCTGGAATTCGGTGCCATCATCAGCAGGTCAGAAAAAGTCTCCAAGGTATTGAGGATGCTGGAGCTCACCAAAACAGTAACTTTTAGGCTGGAAGGGAAAAGAATCCTCGTCAAGCATAAAAAATAA
- a CDS encoding RNA polymerase sigma-70 factor — protein sequence MNRYRSFTDPELTGLLENGDHTAFTEIYNRYWKKLFLVAAHKIKDLEEAEEIVQHIFVSLWNRRDSLKITSSLSAYLSVSVKYRVIKSLDKQYHQQKYTASLGMKGITDDSTQEWLDFLELKERLEKLVCTLPEKCRIVYRMSREEGLSQKKIAEELEISEKTVEAHLGKAIKTLRAGLNQFMTTLL from the coding sequence ATGAATAGGTATCGCAGTTTTACTGATCCGGAATTAACCGGCTTGCTTGAGAACGGGGATCATACCGCCTTTACTGAGATCTATAACCGGTATTGGAAAAAATTGTTCCTCGTTGCGGCACATAAAATAAAGGACCTGGAAGAGGCAGAAGAAATTGTACAGCATATCTTCGTTTCTCTCTGGAACAGAAGGGATAGCTTAAAGATTACTTCCAGCCTTTCTGCCTACCTGTCTGTTTCTGTAAAATACCGGGTCATCAAGTCCCTGGATAAACAATACCACCAGCAAAAATATACTGCCAGTTTGGGTATGAAAGGAATTACAGACGATTCCACTCAGGAGTGGCTTGACTTTTTAGAACTCAAGGAACGTTTAGAGAAACTTGTTTGTACTTTACCTGAAAAATGCCGCATCGTATACCGGATGAGCAGGGAGGAAGGTTTATCCCAGAAAAAAATAGCCGAGGAGCTGGAAATATCTGAAAAGACCGTTGAAGCCCACCTAGGAAAAGCCATTAAAACTTTGCGTGCAGGGCTAAATCAATTTATGACAACCTTATTGTAA
- a CDS encoding DUF6266 family protein has protein sequence MGKLINGIFGGFHGRIGNLVGYTLKGKHIIRRIGVSTKPLTPARKANCQKMKVVNEILSPSLPVIRAGFRLAVTGTDKNEYNEAVSYNKLNALQGEYPNISLDYTKVLVSMGDLPMAFNPAISQNADGNEIEFSWEVPADLSYQYDNDRAMLMIYFPALKVTCYHLIGSKRTEGKDTIRIDAAHAGERMEAYISFIKDDGKAVSNSVYAGSLNTKPKVNAEIKPEKETKIPDKEEQIQNKPEKSSLRSELSAERNDLSSAPS, from the coding sequence ATGGGAAAATTGATAAACGGGATATTTGGCGGATTCCATGGCAGAATCGGCAACCTGGTAGGTTATACCTTAAAAGGTAAACACATCATCAGAAGAATAGGTGTCAGCACTAAACCGCTTACCCCCGCAAGAAAAGCGAATTGCCAAAAAATGAAGGTGGTCAATGAAATTCTGAGCCCTTCACTCCCTGTTATCCGGGCCGGATTCCGTCTGGCGGTTACCGGAACGGACAAAAACGAGTATAACGAAGCCGTTTCTTATAATAAACTGAATGCCCTTCAGGGAGAATATCCGAACATCAGCCTGGATTATACTAAGGTACTGGTCAGCATGGGAGATCTCCCTATGGCGTTTAATCCTGCAATCAGCCAGAATGCTGATGGCAATGAAATCGAATTCAGCTGGGAAGTACCGGCTGATTTGTCCTATCAATATGATAACGACCGTGCCATGCTGATGATTTATTTCCCGGCATTGAAAGTAACCTGTTATCATTTGATCGGATCAAAAAGAACGGAAGGGAAAGACACCATCCGTATCGATGCAGCCCATGCAGGAGAACGTATGGAAGCTTATATCTCTTTTATCAAAGACGATGGAAAGGCGGTATCAAACAGTGTTTATGCCGGTTCCCTGAATACAAAGCCTAAAGTTAACGCTGAGATAAAACCTGAAAAAGAAACAAAGATCCCGGATAAAGAGGAACAAATTCAGAATAAGCCAGAAAAATCATCTCTTCGTTCTGAATTATCTGCCGAAAGAAATGATCTTTCCTCCGCTCCATCCTGA